In the genome of Streptacidiphilus rugosus AM-16, one region contains:
- a CDS encoding M64 family metallopeptidase codes for MSRRLATVLSVLAVLLAGCTPASAAPARAAVVGTVTLVDNGPAANRITLVLIGDGYTAGDLPRFRAQAAATWRALSSVEPFRTYAPFFDVRRVDLVSPESGLGPDSPLGMHFGCGGTPRLLCADEAAVSHYVGPAVGPEYVIALADSTAYGGAGGSGVTTLSAGAKDAGSIIQHEMGHTVGGLGDEYDAAPGGQSDFPNLSTQDASAMTSAHAKWWRWLGAADPSGGVVGAYRSANGLYRPTQNSIMRRLGGVYNLPCREAVIEALYRRLNSIDAAAPAPRAGPVAPGRTLTVTPLPLAGGRRLTVRWTVGGRPAPSAALRDDGLGLDTGALGLGPHCRAFVRATVVDRTDWVRDERFRQARMRASAVWLVGSF; via the coding sequence GTGTCGCGACGCCTTGCCACCGTTCTGTCCGTACTCGCCGTGCTGCTCGCGGGCTGCACGCCCGCCTCCGCCGCTCCCGCGCGCGCCGCCGTCGTCGGGACGGTGACGCTCGTCGACAACGGGCCGGCCGCCAACCGGATCACCCTGGTGCTCATCGGTGACGGCTACACCGCCGGCGACCTCCCGCGCTTCCGCGCGCAAGCCGCCGCGACCTGGCGGGCGTTGAGCTCGGTCGAGCCGTTTCGGACCTACGCGCCGTTCTTCGACGTCCGGCGCGTCGACCTGGTCTCGCCGGAGTCCGGGCTGGGCCCGGACTCACCGCTCGGCATGCACTTCGGCTGCGGCGGAACGCCGCGGCTGCTCTGCGCGGACGAGGCCGCCGTCTCGCACTACGTCGGGCCGGCCGTGGGGCCGGAGTACGTGATCGCGCTGGCCGACTCCACCGCCTACGGCGGGGCCGGCGGCAGCGGGGTGACCACGCTGTCCGCCGGGGCGAAGGACGCGGGCTCGATCATCCAGCACGAGATGGGCCACACCGTCGGCGGCCTCGGCGACGAGTACGACGCCGCGCCGGGCGGGCAGTCCGACTTCCCCAACCTCTCCACCCAGGACGCCTCCGCGATGACCTCCGCGCACGCGAAGTGGTGGCGCTGGCTCGGCGCGGCGGACCCCAGCGGCGGGGTGGTCGGCGCCTACCGGAGCGCGAACGGGCTCTACCGGCCCACCCAGAACTCGATCATGCGGCGGCTCGGCGGCGTCTACAACCTGCCCTGCCGCGAGGCCGTCATCGAGGCGCTGTACCGCAGGCTGAACTCCATCGACGCCGCCGCCCCCGCGCCCCGGGCGGGACCTGTCGCTCCCGGCCGGACGCTGACCGTGACCCCGCTGCCGCTGGCCGGCGGTCGCCGACTGACCGTCAGATGGACGGTCGGCGGCCGTCCCGCGCCCAGCGCGGCCCTGCGCGACGACGGGCTCGGGCTGGACACCGGCGCGCTCGGTCTCGGGCCGCACTGCCGTGCCTTCGTCCGGGCCACGGTCGTCGACCGGACCGACTGGGTCAGGGACGAGAGGTTCCGTCAGGCGCGCATGCGTGCGAGCGCCGTCTGGCTGGTCGGTTCCTTCTGA
- a CDS encoding phosphotransferase enzyme family protein: MTQSQTVAPSRGLSVVPGWLDLVLARFDVGRAVAAERTAHGLLNRVWLVGTDDGRTWVLKQYLDDAGRASSGAIADQHRTIAALADAGLPTVPPVAAADGRTLVLQRGRRYALFPFVEGAPPRTGSGLPTSACAELGALLGGIHTQLRRLRPPCQDATPWPSADPDETRRTIDELMRAARARAPREPFDALAEHRLRERRALVTSHAHRRPGPRGAPPAGWVHGDFHPLNLLYRDDRPVAVLDWDRLGVKPVAEEAVRAATQFFCDEHSGVLDLARVRAYARAYRVASGCTSEQLAAAVHRVWWERLNDFWMLRWRYTRRDDRASALFPAAAAQIVWWSEEYEQVRDAYVN, encoded by the coding sequence GTGACGCAGAGTCAAACTGTCGCGCCGAGCAGGGGATTATCGGTCGTTCCGGGCTGGCTCGACCTGGTTCTCGCCCGCTTCGACGTGGGCCGCGCCGTGGCCGCCGAACGCACCGCGCACGGCCTGCTGAACCGGGTCTGGCTGGTCGGCACGGACGACGGCCGCACCTGGGTGCTCAAGCAGTACCTGGACGACGCCGGCCGCGCCTCCAGCGGCGCGATCGCCGACCAGCACCGCACCATCGCGGCCCTGGCCGACGCGGGCCTGCCGACGGTCCCCCCGGTGGCCGCCGCGGACGGTCGCACGCTGGTGCTGCAGCGCGGACGGCGCTACGCCCTCTTCCCCTTCGTCGAGGGCGCCCCGCCCAGGACCGGCAGCGGCCTGCCGACGAGCGCCTGCGCCGAGCTGGGCGCTCTGCTCGGCGGCATCCACACGCAGCTGCGACGCCTGCGGCCCCCCTGCCAGGACGCGACGCCCTGGCCCAGTGCGGACCCCGACGAGACCCGGCGCACCATCGACGAGCTGATGCGCGCGGCCCGCGCCCGCGCCCCCCGCGAACCCTTCGACGCGCTGGCGGAACACCGGCTGCGGGAACGACGGGCCCTGGTCACCTCCCACGCGCACCGCCGCCCCGGGCCGCGCGGTGCGCCGCCGGCCGGCTGGGTGCACGGAGACTTCCACCCGCTCAACCTGCTCTACCGGGACGACCGGCCGGTCGCGGTGCTGGACTGGGACCGCCTGGGCGTCAAACCCGTCGCCGAGGAGGCGGTCAGGGCGGCGACGCAGTTCTTCTGCGACGAGCACAGCGGCGTCCTGGACCTGGCCAGGGTCCGCGCCTACGCCCGCGCCTACCGGGTCGCCTCGGGCTGCACGTCGGAGCAGCTCGCCGCCGCCGTCCACCGCGTCTGGTGGGAGCGCCTCAACGACTTCTGGATGCTCCGCTGGCGCTACACCCGCCGCGACGACCGCGCCAGCGCGCTGTTCCCCGCGGCGGCGGCCCAGATCGTCTGGTGGTCCGAGGAGTACGAGCAGGTCCGCGACGCCTACGTGAACTGA
- a CDS encoding protein kinase domain-containing protein, whose translation MADTQHPRDEDGQEPRPGSDAAASDAAAAAEAFVTTTGLSVVGEGRYRLVRKLGRGGMAEVFAAEDQRLGRTVAIKVLRPELAEDTIARTRFTREAHSVASLNHHAVVAVYDTGEEAQGAETVPYIVMELVEGHTVRELLQSEEPPPVDQALIITAGILEALAYSHRHGIVHRDIKPANVIITNTGAVKVMDFGIARALTGVASTMTQTGMVMGTPQYLSPEQALGKAVDHRSDLYATGCMLYELLTLRPPFTGDTPLSVVYQHVQDNPVPPSQANPRVPASLDALVLRALAKDPDDRFQSADEMRAHIQHALRQMHGATAATQILAPLPPVTATAPTTVLPASGVPADGAGSTQVIGAVTPPPPGYVDTYDDENEGGGRRGLFAVIAVLVVAAAIAIGVALAMNGGGGGGGGAPTTPSVTVTETTTSQPTPTPTPTPTPTPTPTPTPTPTPTPTPTPTPTPTPTPTPTPTPTPTPTPTPTPTPTPTPTPTPSSNAGGTPTAHATA comes from the coding sequence ATGGCAGACACGCAGCACCCCCGGGACGAGGACGGCCAGGAGCCCCGACCCGGGTCCGATGCTGCGGCGTCCGACGCCGCCGCGGCGGCGGAGGCGTTCGTCACCACCACCGGACTGAGCGTCGTCGGCGAGGGCCGCTACCGGCTGGTGCGCAAGCTCGGCCGGGGCGGCATGGCGGAGGTCTTCGCCGCCGAGGACCAGCGGCTCGGCCGCACCGTCGCGATCAAGGTGCTCCGGCCCGAGCTGGCCGAGGACACGATCGCGCGCACCCGGTTCACCCGTGAGGCCCACTCCGTCGCCTCGCTGAACCACCACGCCGTCGTCGCGGTCTACGACACCGGCGAGGAGGCGCAGGGCGCGGAGACCGTGCCCTACATCGTGATGGAGCTGGTCGAGGGCCACACGGTCCGCGAACTGCTGCAGAGCGAGGAGCCGCCGCCGGTCGACCAGGCACTGATCATCACCGCCGGGATCCTGGAGGCGCTCGCCTACAGCCACCGGCACGGGATCGTGCACCGCGACATCAAGCCGGCGAACGTGATCATCACCAACACCGGCGCGGTCAAGGTGATGGACTTCGGCATCGCCCGGGCGCTGACCGGCGTGGCCTCGACGATGACCCAGACCGGCATGGTCATGGGCACCCCGCAGTACCTCTCGCCCGAGCAGGCGCTGGGCAAGGCCGTCGACCACCGCTCCGACCTCTACGCGACCGGCTGCATGCTCTACGAGCTGCTGACCCTGCGCCCGCCGTTCACCGGCGACACGCCGCTCTCGGTGGTCTACCAGCACGTCCAGGACAACCCGGTGCCGCCCTCGCAGGCGAACCCGCGGGTCCCGGCCTCGCTGGACGCGCTGGTGCTGCGGGCGCTGGCGAAGGACCCGGACGACCGCTTCCAGTCGGCCGACGAGATGCGGGCCCACATCCAGCACGCCCTGCGCCAGATGCACGGCGCCACCGCGGCCACCCAGATCCTCGCGCCGCTGCCGCCGGTGACGGCGACCGCGCCGACGACCGTGCTGCCCGCCTCCGGCGTGCCGGCCGACGGCGCCGGCAGCACCCAGGTGATCGGCGCGGTGACGCCGCCCCCACCGGGGTACGTCGACACCTACGACGACGAGAACGAGGGCGGCGGCCGACGCGGGCTCTTCGCGGTGATCGCGGTGCTGGTCGTCGCGGCGGCGATCGCCATCGGCGTGGCCCTGGCGATGAACGGCGGTGGCGGCGGAGGCGGCGGAGCCCCGACCACCCCCAGCGTCACGGTGACCGAGACGACCACGTCCCAGCCGACGCCGACTCCCACGCCGACCCCGACGCCGACTCCCACGCCGACGCCGACTCCCACGCCGACCCCGACGCCGACTCCCACACCGACGCCGACTCCCACGCCGACCCCGACGCCGACTCCCACACCGACGCCGACCCCGACGCCGACTCCCACGCCGACCCCCACACCGACGCCGACCCCGACGCCGAGCAGCAACGCGGGCGGCACGCCCACCGCGCACGCGACGGCGTAG
- a CDS encoding protein kinase domain-containing protein — translation MSEQGGAAGSGRTVGHGRYVLRDLLGQGGMATVHLADDSVLDRPVAVKTMLGEMSREPSFRERFRREAQAVARLNHTNIVAVYDSGEDDFDGTPVPFIVMEYVEGSSLSSVLRKDIADHGAMPTEKALTITADVLAALAASHEQGLVHRDIKPANVMLTKRGVVKVMDFGIARAMQSGVTSMTQTGMVVGTPQYLSPEQALGKSVDARSDLYSVGCLLFELLTGRLPFESESALGMAYQHVQETPPAPSSMNAAVQPAVDALVARALRKDPAHRFPTADAMREECQRVTQAANTAANQPQMLVDGPRVGNVGGSGQNAVFPPAQGPLNTPMPPVQTPYPQQQQGYPQTPPPYGQRPGTPVPGMPYPQTPPPYPQRPGTMTPPPFPSRPRRRRPRRTVSAPPRRRPRRRTRSGRRLRRCRWERRPRRRTRSSSGPRRRRVPLLLPSWRRALRCSRPGRGPSRPPRRAAAGGSR, via the coding sequence ATGAGTGAGCAGGGCGGCGCGGCCGGGTCCGGGCGGACGGTCGGCCACGGCCGTTACGTGCTGCGGGACTTGCTCGGTCAGGGCGGCATGGCCACGGTCCACCTGGCCGACGACTCGGTGCTGGACCGGCCGGTCGCCGTGAAGACCATGCTCGGTGAGATGAGCCGCGAGCCCTCCTTCCGCGAGCGGTTCCGCCGTGAGGCCCAGGCGGTGGCCCGGCTCAACCACACGAACATCGTCGCCGTCTACGACAGCGGCGAGGACGACTTCGACGGCACGCCGGTGCCGTTCATCGTCATGGAGTACGTCGAGGGCTCCTCGCTCAGCTCGGTGCTGCGCAAGGACATAGCCGACCACGGCGCGATGCCCACCGAGAAGGCGCTGACGATCACCGCCGACGTGCTGGCCGCGCTCGCCGCCTCGCACGAGCAGGGCCTGGTCCACCGCGACATCAAGCCCGCCAACGTCATGCTGACCAAGCGCGGCGTGGTCAAGGTGATGGACTTCGGCATCGCCCGCGCCATGCAGTCCGGGGTCACCTCGATGACCCAGACGGGCATGGTCGTCGGCACACCGCAGTACCTCTCCCCCGAGCAGGCGCTGGGCAAGAGCGTCGACGCCCGCTCCGACCTCTACTCCGTCGGCTGCCTGCTCTTCGAGCTGCTGACCGGGCGGCTGCCGTTCGAGTCCGAGTCGGCACTGGGCATGGCCTACCAGCACGTCCAGGAGACGCCGCCGGCGCCGTCGAGCATGAACGCCGCCGTCCAGCCCGCCGTGGACGCCCTGGTCGCGCGGGCCCTGCGCAAGGACCCCGCGCACCGCTTTCCCACCGCCGACGCGATGCGCGAGGAGTGTCAGCGCGTCACGCAGGCGGCGAACACCGCGGCGAACCAGCCGCAGATGCTGGTCGACGGCCCGCGGGTGGGCAATGTCGGCGGCTCCGGGCAGAACGCGGTGTTCCCGCCGGCCCAGGGGCCGCTGAACACGCCGATGCCGCCGGTGCAGACCCCGTACCCGCAGCAGCAGCAGGGCTACCCGCAGACCCCGCCGCCCTACGGGCAGCGTCCGGGCACCCCGGTGCCGGGCATGCCCTACCCGCAGACGCCGCCGCCCTACCCGCAGCGTCCGGGCACGATGACCCCGCCGCCGTTCCCCAGCAGACCCCGCCGCCGACGCCCCCGCCGTACGGTCAGCGCCCCACCCCGGCGCCGACCCCGCCGCCGTACGCGCAGCGGCCGACGCCTGCGCCGATGCCGATGGGAGCGCCGACCCCGCCGCCGTACGCGCAGCAGCAGCGGCCCACGCCGCCGCCGCGTCCCACTCCTCCTCCCTTCGTGGCGCAGGGCTCTCCGGTGCTCCCGCCCCGGCCGGGGGCCCAGCCGACCTCCGCGGCGCGCGGCTGCGGGCGGATCGCGCTGA
- a CDS encoding response regulator, with the protein MSETGQIRVFLLDDHEVVRRGVHELLSLESDVEVVGEAGTAAEALNRIPATRPDVAVLDVRLPDGSGVEVCREIRSQQPEIKCLMLTSFSDDEALFDAIMAGASGYVLKAIRGTDLLSAVRDVAAGKSLLDPVATSRVLERLRDGGQKEDERLSGLTKQERRILDLIGEGMTNRQIGGELHLAEKTVKNYVSSLLAKLGMERRTQAAAYVAKMHATEG; encoded by the coding sequence ATGAGCGAAACAGGACAAATCCGTGTTTTCCTCCTCGATGACCACGAAGTGGTACGTCGCGGCGTCCACGAGCTGCTCTCACTGGAGTCCGACGTCGAGGTCGTCGGCGAGGCCGGCACCGCCGCCGAGGCGCTGAACCGCATCCCGGCCACCCGCCCCGACGTCGCCGTTCTGGACGTACGGCTGCCCGACGGCAGCGGCGTGGAGGTCTGCCGGGAGATCCGCTCCCAGCAGCCGGAGATCAAGTGCCTGATGCTCACCTCGTTCTCCGACGACGAGGCGCTCTTCGACGCGATCATGGCCGGCGCCAGCGGCTACGTCCTGAAGGCGATCCGCGGCACGGACCTGCTGTCCGCGGTGCGCGACGTGGCGGCGGGCAAGTCGCTGCTCGACCCGGTCGCGACCTCCCGGGTGCTGGAGCGGCTGCGTGACGGCGGCCAGAAGGAGGACGAGCGGCTGTCCGGGCTGACCAAGCAGGAGCGCAGGATCCTCGACCTGATAGGAGAGGGCATGACCAACCGGCAGATCGGTGGCGAGCTGCACCTGGCCGAGAAGACGGTCAAGAACTACGTCTCCAGCCTGCTGGCCAAACTGGGCATGGAAAGGCGCACCCAGGCCGCCGCCTACGTCGCCAAGATGCACGCGACCGAAGGCTGA
- the pdhA gene encoding pyruvate dehydrogenase (acetyl-transferring) E1 component subunit alpha, with product MNVTVESTAGAATAAPELVQLLTPEGERVEHPRFSLETSPEELRSIYRDLVLVRRFDSEATSLQRQGELGLWASLLGQEAAQVGSGRAQRPGDYAFPTYREHGVAWCKGVDPLNLLGMFRGVNHGGWDPNEKNFHLYTIVIGSQTLHATGYAMGITKDGSDDAVVAYFGDGASSQGDVNEAFTFASVYNAPVVFFCQNNQWAISEPTERQTRVPLYQRAAGFGFPGVRVDGNDVLACLAVTRWALDRARAGEGPTLIEAFTYRMGAHTTSDDPTRYRIADELEEWKLKDPIERVKAYLVREGWADQEFFDALEAESEQLARRVREGVRTMPDPDPSSIFENVYAEGHALVDEERAQYLAYAASFDGSEEVGEGR from the coding sequence GTGAACGTGACCGTCGAGAGCACGGCGGGGGCGGCGACCGCTGCCCCGGAGCTGGTGCAGCTGCTCACCCCCGAAGGGGAGCGAGTCGAGCACCCGCGCTTCTCCCTGGAGACATCTCCGGAAGAGCTGCGCTCCATCTATCGAGACCTGGTCCTGGTCCGCCGCTTCGACAGCGAGGCCACCTCGCTGCAGCGCCAGGGCGAGCTCGGCCTCTGGGCCTCCCTGCTGGGACAGGAGGCCGCCCAGGTCGGCTCGGGCCGCGCACAGCGTCCCGGCGACTACGCCTTCCCCACGTACCGCGAGCACGGCGTCGCCTGGTGCAAGGGCGTCGACCCGCTGAACCTGCTCGGCATGTTCCGCGGCGTGAACCACGGCGGCTGGGACCCGAACGAGAAGAACTTCCACCTCTACACCATCGTCATCGGCTCGCAGACACTGCACGCGACCGGCTACGCGATGGGCATCACCAAGGACGGCTCCGACGACGCCGTGGTCGCCTACTTCGGCGACGGCGCGTCCAGCCAGGGCGACGTCAACGAGGCCTTCACCTTCGCCTCCGTCTACAACGCCCCGGTGGTCTTCTTCTGCCAGAACAACCAGTGGGCCATCTCCGAGCCCACCGAGCGCCAGACCCGCGTCCCGCTCTACCAGCGCGCCGCCGGCTTCGGCTTCCCGGGCGTCCGGGTGGACGGCAACGACGTGCTGGCCTGTCTCGCGGTGACCCGCTGGGCGCTGGACCGCGCCCGCGCCGGCGAGGGCCCGACGCTGATCGAGGCCTTCACCTACCGCATGGGCGCGCACACCACCTCCGACGACCCGACCCGCTACCGGATCGCGGACGAGCTGGAGGAGTGGAAGCTCAAGGACCCGATCGAGCGGGTCAAGGCCTACCTGGTCCGCGAGGGCTGGGCGGACCAGGAGTTCTTCGACGCGCTCGAGGCCGAGAGCGAGCAGCTCGCCCGCCGCGTGCGCGAGGGCGTCCGCACCATGCCGGACCCGGACCCGTCCTCGATCTTCGAGAACGTCTACGCCGAGGGCCACGCGCTCGTGGACGAGGAGCGCGCGCAGTACCTGGCGTACGCCGCGTCCTTCGACGGCTCCGAAGAGGTTGGGGAGGGCCGCTGA
- a CDS encoding alpha-ketoacid dehydrogenase subunit beta, producing the protein MASENYTMVKALNEALRRSMEADPKTLVMGEDVGRLGGVFRVTDGLHKDFGDARVIDTPLAESGIMGTAIGLALRGYRPVVEIQFDGFVYPAFDQIVTQLAKMHARALGHIKLPITVRIPFAGGIGAVEHHSESHEAYFAHTAGLKVVAPSNPLDAHWMLRQAIASDDPVIFLEPKRRYWDKGSVDPLGEAPAPLHAARVARPGRDLTLIAYGPMVKVCLEAAEAAAEDGTQLEVVDLRSLSPVDFDALEASVKRTGRAVVVHEAPVFMGMGAELAARITERCFYSLEAPVLRVGGYFAPYPPSRVEETFLPDLDRVLDAVDRALAF; encoded by the coding sequence ATGGCTTCCGAGAACTACACGATGGTGAAGGCCCTCAACGAGGCGCTCCGGCGCTCGATGGAGGCCGACCCGAAGACCCTGGTCATGGGCGAGGACGTGGGCCGTCTCGGCGGCGTCTTCCGGGTCACCGACGGACTGCACAAGGACTTCGGCGACGCCCGGGTCATCGACACCCCGCTGGCCGAGTCCGGCATCATGGGCACCGCGATCGGCCTGGCGCTGCGCGGCTACCGCCCGGTGGTGGAGATCCAGTTCGACGGCTTCGTCTACCCGGCGTTCGACCAGATCGTCACCCAGCTGGCCAAGATGCACGCCCGTGCGCTGGGCCACATCAAGCTGCCGATCACCGTGCGCATCCCGTTCGCGGGCGGCATCGGCGCGGTCGAGCATCACAGCGAGTCGCACGAGGCGTACTTCGCGCACACGGCCGGCCTCAAGGTCGTCGCGCCGTCGAACCCGCTGGACGCGCACTGGATGCTGCGCCAGGCGATCGCCTCGGACGACCCGGTCATCTTCCTGGAGCCGAAGCGCCGCTACTGGGACAAGGGATCCGTGGACCCGCTGGGCGAGGCCCCGGCCCCGCTGCACGCCGCCCGCGTGGCGCGTCCGGGTCGAGACCTCACCCTGATCGCCTACGGCCCGATGGTGAAGGTCTGCCTGGAGGCGGCCGAGGCCGCCGCCGAGGACGGCACCCAGCTGGAGGTCGTCGACCTGCGCTCGCTCTCCCCGGTGGACTTCGACGCGCTGGAGGCCTCCGTCAAGCGGACCGGCCGCGCGGTCGTCGTGCACGAGGCGCCCGTCTTCATGGGCATGGGCGCGGAGCTCGCGGCGCGGATCACCGAGCGTTGCTTCTACTCGCTGGAGGCTCCCGTGCTGCGAGTGGGCGGCTACTTCGCGCCGTACCCGCCGTCGCGCGTCGAGGAGACCTTCCTGCCGGACCTGGACCGGGTGCTCGACGCTGTCGACCGCGCCCTCGCCTTCTGA
- a CDS encoding dihydrolipoamide acetyltransferase family protein — MSTAVGNVRQFKMPDVGEGLTEAEILKWYVQPGDTVADGQVVCEVETAKAAVELPIPFDGVVQELFFAEGVTVDVGTAIISVAVSGGSAAAEPEAEAAPAAAVAEEPEPERREVLVGYGPRSGSSRRRARKAPAADKPIVVASGPEATYYAPKAAEPVVSAPVVVGERPLAKPPVRKLAKDLGVDLAAVRPTGPNGTVTREDVHAHVTVPAPAVAASVAAEPVAAAPVVSAVGDTRVPIKGVRKATAAAMVASAFTAPHVTEWVQVDVTRTMNLVRKLKESGELGAGVRVSPLLLVAKALLTAIRRHPEINASWDEANQEIVHKRAINLGIAAATPRGLIVPNIKDAGSQSLSELAQSLTALIEVAREGKTPPAAMQGGTVTITNVGVFGVDSGTPILNPGEAAILAFGQVRELPWVHKGRVVPRLVTTLALSFDHRMVDGELGSKVLADTAAILEQPKRLISWG; from the coding sequence ATGAGCACTGCGGTAGGGAATGTCCGTCAGTTCAAGATGCCCGACGTGGGCGAGGGACTGACTGAGGCCGAGATCCTCAAGTGGTACGTCCAGCCGGGCGACACGGTCGCCGACGGCCAGGTCGTCTGCGAGGTGGAGACGGCGAAGGCGGCCGTCGAGCTGCCGATCCCCTTCGACGGGGTGGTCCAGGAGCTGTTCTTCGCCGAGGGCGTCACGGTCGACGTCGGCACGGCGATCATCAGCGTCGCGGTGAGCGGGGGCTCGGCCGCGGCCGAGCCCGAGGCGGAGGCCGCCCCGGCCGCCGCCGTCGCGGAGGAGCCCGAGCCGGAACGGCGCGAGGTGCTGGTCGGCTACGGCCCGCGCTCGGGTTCGTCGCGCCGTCGCGCCCGCAAGGCGCCGGCCGCGGACAAGCCGATCGTCGTCGCCTCGGGGCCCGAGGCGACGTACTACGCCCCCAAGGCGGCCGAGCCGGTCGTCTCGGCACCGGTCGTCGTGGGCGAGCGTCCGCTGGCGAAGCCGCCGGTGCGGAAGCTGGCCAAGGACCTCGGCGTGGACCTGGCGGCCGTCCGGCCGACGGGCCCGAACGGCACGGTCACCCGCGAGGACGTGCACGCGCACGTCACCGTCCCGGCTCCGGCCGTGGCGGCTTCGGTGGCGGCCGAGCCGGTCGCGGCAGCCCCCGTGGTCTCCGCGGTGGGCGACACCCGGGTCCCGATCAAGGGCGTGCGCAAGGCGACGGCGGCGGCGATGGTCGCCTCGGCGTTCACCGCGCCGCACGTGACGGAGTGGGTCCAGGTGGACGTCACCCGCACGATGAACCTGGTCAGGAAGCTCAAGGAGTCCGGCGAGCTGGGCGCGGGCGTCCGCGTCAGCCCGCTGCTGCTGGTCGCCAAGGCGCTGCTGACGGCGATCCGCCGACACCCGGAGATCAACGCCAGCTGGGACGAGGCCAACCAGGAGATCGTGCACAAGCGCGCGATCAACCTGGGGATCGCGGCGGCGACGCCGCGCGGCCTGATCGTCCCGAACATCAAGGACGCGGGCAGCCAGTCGCTCTCCGAGCTGGCCCAGTCCCTGACGGCGCTGATCGAGGTCGCCCGCGAGGGCAAGACGCCTCCGGCGGCGATGCAGGGCGGCACGGTGACCATCACCAACGTCGGCGTCTTCGGCGTCGACAGCGGCACCCCGATCCTGAACCCCGGCGAAGCCGCGATCCTGGCCTTCGGCCAGGTCCGCGAACTCCCCTGGGTCCACAAGGGCCGCGTGGTCCCGCGCCTGGTGACGACGCTGGCGCTCTCCTTCGACCACCGCATGGTCGACGGCGAGCTCGGCTCCAAGGTCCTCGCGGACACCGCGGCGATCCTGGAACAGCCCAAGCGCCTCATCAGCTGGGGCTGA